From a single Paenibacillus sp. FSL R5-0345 genomic region:
- a CDS encoding sporulation protein Cse60: MKVLFVDGNCIGDIEHDINKFIQTVSIEVVDIKYQMLTDPACDNQLYVTAMIMYKEL, from the coding sequence GTGAAAGTACTATTCGTAGATGGTAACTGCATCGGGGATATAGAACACGACATAAACAAATTTATCCAGACAGTATCCATTGAAGTAGTTGACATCAAGTACCAGATGCTAACTGATCCAGCATGTGACAATCAACTTTATGTGACAGCAATGATCATGTACAAGGAGTTATAA
- a CDS encoding YopX family protein: protein MSREIKFRAWDKIQKEMLFSSTGEYPDFRSDTQHIKIVHDGVLFADAPDMGYYGGGDWSYLDGEFEIMEYTGLKDKNGRKIYEGDLVYVLQWKNKYKVIFDDGMFKASGKAKFSLITIMGEVKCEVIGNIYETPELIHGT from the coding sequence ATGAGTAGAGAGATTAAGTTCCGGGCGTGGGATAAAATCCAAAAGGAAATGTTGTTTAGTAGTACTGGAGAATATCCTGACTTCAGATCAGACACACAACATATCAAAATTGTACACGATGGTGTTTTATTCGCAGATGCTCCAGATATGGGTTATTACGGTGGCGGTGATTGGAGTTATTTAGACGGAGAATTTGAGATCATGGAATATACCGGACTAAAAGATAAGAACGGACGGAAGATATACGAAGGGGATCTAGTATATGTTCTTCAATGGAAAAACAAATACAAGGTAATTTTCGATGATGGAATGTTTAAGGCTAGTGGAAAAGCAAAATTCTCTCTTATAACAATAATGGGAGAAGTTAAATGCGAAGTGATCGGTAACATCTACGAAACACCGGAGCTAATCCATGGAACGTAA
- a CDS encoding recombinase family protein has protein sequence MVAKADETPIGKMKVAIYIRVSTDMQVEDGFSIEGQRTRLNSYADSQDWEVYDTYIDDGYSAKDLKRPAMIRMMEDMEEKKFEVILVYKLDRLTRSVGDLHGLLNTFDRYGVKFKSATEIFETTTAMGRFFITLVGAMAEWERGTISERVRFGVEQMVAEGRRPGGVLPYGYTQEGELIPEEADLIREVRDLYMSGMGYKTIAMKMNREGKSRRDSEWTSATVGYTLENPFYAGIIRIGSKTPEGSYVNTRRSERVKCIYGKGSHVSIFTDEEYDEIKQFMKRKTHSGYSQIKTYWFSGVLRCGRCGGAMFGHLSTRRTTTKGVVRTPYYICSRKHHGDKCDLPTFRQNHVEYLIMDYINRVQEDTDKLKSASLEMIADEGKKTTEIDKAKRDLIKIADRREKWQYMFVEGLISKEDIRHKMAEEDVAEQEARQRIANNQKSLSGIPRVTELAGLAEAWEYIDDDEKKEYIYTIFNRIEINTDLTKPKGVKNKFFDAYIQDVSFN, from the coding sequence GTGGTAGCTAAGGCAGATGAAACACCTATCGGAAAAATGAAAGTAGCCATATATATTCGTGTCTCGACTGATATGCAAGTTGAAGACGGCTTTTCTATCGAAGGACAACGTACACGGCTTAATAGTTATGCAGATTCTCAAGATTGGGAAGTTTATGATACTTACATCGACGATGGATATTCCGCTAAGGATCTCAAACGTCCGGCCATGATCCGTATGATGGAAGATATGGAGGAAAAGAAGTTTGAGGTAATTTTGGTGTACAAACTTGACCGTTTAACCAGATCCGTTGGAGATTTACACGGACTTTTAAATACATTTGATAGATATGGAGTTAAGTTTAAGTCAGCTACAGAGATTTTTGAGACCACTACTGCTATGGGTAGATTCTTCATCACACTCGTTGGTGCAATGGCTGAATGGGAACGTGGGACGATCTCAGAGCGTGTACGTTTCGGAGTGGAACAAATGGTAGCCGAGGGAAGACGACCTGGTGGCGTATTGCCGTACGGTTATACGCAAGAAGGTGAACTAATTCCTGAAGAAGCAGATTTGATTAGAGAAGTTCGCGATTTGTACATGAGTGGTATGGGTTATAAAACCATTGCAATGAAGATGAATCGTGAAGGTAAATCACGACGCGATAGTGAATGGACGAGTGCCACTGTGGGTTACACACTAGAGAACCCTTTCTATGCAGGAATTATCAGAATAGGTTCTAAAACACCTGAAGGATCTTACGTTAATACTAGACGTAGCGAAAGAGTGAAATGTATATACGGTAAAGGAAGTCATGTATCTATATTTACAGATGAAGAATATGATGAAATTAAACAGTTCATGAAAAGAAAAACACACAGTGGATATAGTCAAATTAAAACATATTGGTTCAGTGGAGTTTTACGCTGCGGTAGATGTGGCGGAGCTATGTTTGGACATCTATCAACTAGACGCACAACAACTAAGGGTGTCGTGAGAACACCTTACTATATTTGTTCTAGAAAGCACCATGGTGATAAGTGTGATCTGCCTACGTTTAGGCAAAATCACGTTGAATATTTAATAATGGATTATATAAATAGGGTTCAGGAAGATACTGACAAATTAAAATCCGCATCGTTAGAAATGATTGCAGATGAAGGAAAAAAGACAACTGAAATTGATAAGGCGAAACGAGATCTAATCAAAATAGCAGACCGCCGAGAGAAATGGCAGTATATGTTTGTAGAGGGTCTAATATCAAAAGAAGACATACGCCATAAAATGGCTGAGGAAGATGTCGCAGAACAAGAAGCTCGACAAAGAATCGCTAATAATCAAAAATCACTTTCAGGAATTCCGAGAGTTACTGAATTAGCAGGACTTGCTGAGGCATGGGAATATATTGATGATGATGAAAAGAAAGAATACATCTACACTATTTTCAATAGGATCGAAATAAATACTGACTTAACAAAGCCTAAAGGTGTGAAAAATAAGTTTTTTGATGCTTATATTCAAGATGTATCATTTAATTAA
- a CDS encoding putative holin-like toxin, whose protein sequence is MEVYQAMTLMISFATLVVLILSFNKKK, encoded by the coding sequence GTGGAGGTATACCAAGCGATGACGCTGATGATTTCATTTGCGACTTTGGTTGTGTTGATTTTATCCTTCAACAAAAAGAAATAG
- a CDS encoding helix-turn-helix transcriptional regulator yields MTEKELKPLPNLINSRIEKGLTQEKLAKKAKVSRPLLCNIERGYALPSLPVAYRIAKALDKPMEHLFFNKNVQKLNKPA; encoded by the coding sequence GTGACTGAAAAAGAACTAAAACCATTGCCAAATCTTATAAATTCAAGAATTGAAAAAGGTTTAACCCAAGAAAAGTTAGCGAAGAAGGCAAAGGTTTCAAGACCATTATTATGCAACATCGAACGAGGTTACGCTTTACCTTCGTTACCTGTTGCATACAGAATTGCAAAAGCACTAGATAAGCCTATGGAACATCTTTTTTTTAATAAAAATGTTCAAAAATTGAACAAACCAGCCTAA
- a CDS encoding BRO-N domain-containing protein, whose amino-acid sequence MNQLQRFMYSNQEVRSTIIDGQPWFVAKDVCDVLEISNNRDALNRLDEDEKDVVSTDTLGGMQNVSVVNEPGLYSLILGSRKPEAKQFKRWITHEVIPSIRKHGAYMTPKNNRASHHITRLSYPTCKQN is encoded by the coding sequence ATGAACCAACTTCAAAGATTTATGTACAGCAATCAAGAAGTACGCAGCACAATTATTGATGGTCAACCTTGGTTTGTAGCGAAAGACGTTTGTGATGTTCTAGAAATTTCTAACAATCGTGATGCTTTAAATAGGCTAGATGAAGACGAAAAGGATGTAGTTTCAACCGACACCCTTGGAGGAATGCAAAATGTTTCCGTTGTAAACGAACCTGGCCTTTACTCCTTAATACTCGGCAGCCGCAAACCTGAAGCCAAACAATTCAAACGATGGATCACACACGAAGTTATTCCAAGCATCCGTAAACACGGCGCTTATATGACACCAAAAAACAATAGAGCAAGCCATCACATCACCAGACTTTCTTATCCAACTTGCAAACAAAATTAA
- a CDS encoding helix-turn-helix domain-containing protein: protein MGYKPGRCLLGRRLREIGKNQQWLSEVTGISKTQISNYATNTRYMSLSSAKTISVAIGCHIDDLYEFIRE, encoded by the coding sequence ATGGGTTACAAACCTGGTCGTTGCCTACTCGGTAGAAGACTCAGAGAAATCGGTAAAAATCAACAATGGTTAAGTGAAGTTACTGGTATCAGCAAAACCCAAATCTCCAATTATGCTACAAACACTCGATATATGTCATTGTCGTCAGCAAAGACAATATCTGTAGCCATTGGTTGCCATATTGACGATTTATATGAGTTTATTCGCGAGTAG
- a CDS encoding DUF1660 family phage protein, with protein MKILCRLFGHKYDYNMRRWHKRCKRCGKTAL; from the coding sequence ATGAAAATCCTATGTAGACTATTCGGCCACAAGTACGACTACAACATGCGGAGATGGCACAAGCGGTGTAAGCGGTGTGGGAAGACAGCGTTGTGA
- a CDS encoding DUF6526 family protein has product MNKGKPKGFMRFDWPYHFVTMPLALILFVWSAIYAVQEIRDDGVLTVPLLLFGLSLCLLFAITRIRIYATKNQDRVVRVEEQFRYFRLTGEALNPELELSQIIALRYAGDDEFPALCQRAVKEKLNPNDIRSAIKNWREDKMRV; this is encoded by the coding sequence ATGAATAAAGGGAAGCCTAAAGGATTTATGCGTTTTGATTGGCCTTATCATTTTGTAACTATGCCGCTTGCGCTAATTTTGTTTGTGTGGTCGGCGATTTATGCTGTTCAAGAGATACGTGATGATGGGGTTTTAACGGTGCCATTGCTGTTATTTGGCTTGTCCTTATGCCTACTATTTGCGATTACGAGAATTCGTATATATGCGACAAAAAATCAGGATCGCGTGGTGAGAGTGGAAGAGCAATTTCGCTATTTCCGTCTGACAGGCGAAGCTTTGAACCCGGAGCTTGAATTATCCCAAATTATAGCGCTGCGCTATGCAGGTGACGATGAGTTCCCAGCACTGTGTCAGCGAGCCGTGAAGGAGAAGCTCAATCCTAACGATATCCGGTCTGCCATTAAGAACTGGCGCGAAGATAAGATGAGAGTATAG
- a CDS encoding YqaJ viral recombinase family nuclease, producing the protein MQALRLVSTKDMEHDDWLQWRRSGIGGSDVAAICGLSRYKSALEVYLDKIGEIPPIADNPKMKAGRILEPVVADWFEEETGIRVQKQNYIFQHKDHPCMLANIDRWVPGENAGLEIKNTGEYSRNHWFDGNSEVIPTEYQLQANHYMAVTGADKWYVAVLIGGWDFQWRVIERDENLINSLIAIEENFWNDHVKAKVLPEVKAQDTNLMNYMFPRSASTSVNISEVYYDLVNRLLATKTALKQAEEDHEDVKNKVKQLMGENELAIWKDEKLCSWKTNARGSRVFKILGGN; encoded by the coding sequence ATGCAAGCATTACGCTTAGTAAGCACTAAGGACATGGAACATGACGATTGGCTTCAGTGGCGGCGAAGTGGCATAGGCGGTTCTGATGTGGCTGCTATCTGTGGACTAAGCCGTTATAAATCAGCTTTGGAAGTCTACTTAGACAAAATCGGGGAGATTCCACCTATCGCAGACAATCCAAAAATGAAGGCTGGCCGCATCCTTGAACCGGTTGTAGCTGATTGGTTCGAAGAAGAAACCGGAATACGTGTTCAAAAACAGAATTACATCTTTCAACACAAAGACCATCCTTGCATGCTTGCGAACATTGACCGCTGGGTTCCAGGAGAGAATGCCGGGCTTGAAATAAAAAACACTGGAGAATATTCGCGGAATCACTGGTTTGATGGGAATTCAGAGGTTATTCCAACAGAGTACCAATTACAAGCTAATCATTATATGGCTGTTACTGGCGCTGACAAGTGGTATGTAGCTGTACTTATAGGTGGCTGGGACTTTCAGTGGCGCGTAATTGAGCGTGATGAAAACCTGATTAACAGCCTGATCGCAATAGAAGAAAACTTTTGGAATGACCATGTGAAGGCAAAGGTTCTACCAGAAGTTAAAGCGCAGGACACTAACCTGATGAATTACATGTTCCCACGTAGCGCCTCTACAAGCGTCAATATAAGCGAAGTCTACTATGACCTTGTAAATAGACTACTAGCAACGAAGACAGCCTTAAAACAGGCAGAGGAAGACCATGAGGACGTGAAAAACAAAGTTAAGCAGTTGATGGGAGAGAATGAACTAGCAATATGGAAAGATGAAAAACTTTGTTCTTGGAAAACAAACGCACGCGGTAGTCGCGTATTCAAAATATTAGGAGGAAATTAA
- a CDS encoding copper amine oxidase N-terminal domain-containing protein, translating into MLRKAGLYLLIVMLVSLGTMGTVSAEAKLKVMVNNSSVNYGVHIVSGQTMVPLKAFESFKNTSIQWEARTKQVAIIRDSMKIKLTVGSRTAWKNSESVQLDAPARIMDGRVTVPLRFIAEALGARVTLDASTNTVRVQERANAKLVQNYNSNDLVVSRIAALQFPFEEREPSQLTGDNEALSMSYYFPEGRSDGYFIIYGHFVSYYEIKDNIRTVVWEADLDDSKEADKQDFTAIFGHPIAKEYGKAPVLAPSYAYYYTSVWGSQIICGIVNVDGTTKVSGKSLNWENNKPFVVAIPGETKL; encoded by the coding sequence ATGCTGCGAAAGGCAGGGCTTTATCTATTAATAGTTATGTTAGTTTCTTTAGGTACGATGGGAACGGTATCCGCAGAGGCTAAGCTCAAGGTAATGGTGAATAATTCGAGCGTGAATTACGGTGTGCATATCGTTTCTGGACAGACGATGGTTCCGCTGAAGGCTTTTGAGAGCTTCAAGAATACTTCTATTCAGTGGGAAGCCCGTACAAAGCAAGTAGCGATCATCAGAGACTCTATGAAGATTAAGCTTACAGTAGGTTCTCGAACAGCATGGAAGAACTCGGAATCTGTACAACTGGATGCACCTGCTAGAATCATGGATGGAAGAGTTACAGTACCGCTAAGGTTTATTGCAGAAGCTCTTGGGGCTAGAGTAACTCTGGACGCTAGTACGAATACTGTCCGGGTTCAGGAACGTGCAAATGCAAAGCTTGTGCAGAATTATAATAGTAACGATTTGGTTGTTTCCCGCATTGCTGCCTTACAATTTCCGTTTGAAGAAAGAGAGCCGTCTCAATTAACGGGTGATAATGAAGCGTTATCTATGTCGTATTATTTTCCAGAAGGCAGGTCTGATGGATATTTCATAATCTATGGGCATTTTGTATCGTATTATGAGATTAAAGACAACATTAGAACAGTCGTATGGGAAGCAGATTTGGACGATTCGAAAGAGGCTGATAAACAAGATTTTACCGCGATATTTGGACATCCTATTGCAAAGGAATATGGTAAAGCCCCTGTTTTAGCACCATCCTATGCCTATTATTATACGAGTGTATGGGGAAGTCAGATTATTTGCGGAATCGTTAATGTGGATGGAACGACTAAGGTTTCAGGGAAGTCGCTGAACTGGGAGAATAACAAGCCCTTTGTCGTTGCTATTCCCGGCGAGACCAAGCTTTAA
- a CDS encoding phage antirepressor KilAC domain-containing protein: MLEEKIEQDKPKVHFAESVEISKDSILIADLAKLLRQKGVDIGEHRLYRFMREEGYLIKSGSEYNKPTQRSMDLGIFEIKTGYRSGTGGVTKLTHTSKVTGKGQIYFINKFLKHSA, translated from the coding sequence TTGCTTGAAGAAAAAATTGAGCAAGACAAACCTAAAGTTCATTTTGCTGAATCGGTTGAAATCTCCAAAGATTCTATCCTGATTGCTGATTTAGCCAAGTTATTGAGGCAAAAAGGTGTAGATATTGGAGAACATCGACTTTACAGATTTATGAGAGAAGAAGGCTACCTTATAAAGTCTGGTTCTGAGTATAACAAACCAACGCAACGGTCAATGGATCTAGGAATATTTGAGATTAAAACAGGCTATCGCAGCGGTACAGGTGGGGTAACAAAACTAACTCATACATCTAAGGTAACCGGAAAAGGACAAATTTACTTCATTAATAAGTTTTTAAAACATTCTGCTTAA
- a CDS encoding helix-turn-helix domain-containing protein, with translation MVSNMENEFKHRLKELRKQKNLSQDQLSGALDIPSSSLRRYETRGELPKRERLELIADYFSVSIDYLLGRTDNPEQVLSEPSRVLIDSLDLTDEEIMKKMDFIVDGIKLEDDDVMRFIALVRAERSMKKQVSAVQGVKEDKL, from the coding sequence ATGGTGTCAAATATGGAAAATGAGTTCAAACATAGACTTAAAGAACTCAGAAAACAAAAGAATTTGTCACAGGATCAATTATCTGGAGCGTTGGATATTCCATCTTCATCATTAAGGAGGTATGAAACAAGGGGGGAATTGCCTAAGAGAGAACGTTTAGAACTAATTGCAGATTACTTCTCTGTCTCGATTGATTACTTACTAGGAAGAACAGATAACCCAGAACAAGTTTTATCGGAACCATCCCGGGTTTTAATTGATTCTTTGGACCTTACAGATGAAGAAATTATGAAAAAAATGGATTTCATTGTAGATGGAATAAAGTTAGAAGACGACGATGTAATGAGATTCATAGCGTTGGTTAGGGCAGAACGTTCTATGAAGAAACAAGTGTCTGCCGTTCAGGGTGTAAAAGAAGATAAGCTTTAA
- a CDS encoding stalk domain-containing protein yields the protein MKKKIIAIAVTASLLMTGVVSAASMWGTYKGNDIIRITSNGVALKTNDVPAISYNGRTMIPINMLGQIGLGYNWDQDNKTVDVKSPVVVNEPAQSTTTQNMGISTLASQLKGDYISSIVYSSNGTSSILIYNYSKSFTDLDNNINALFLSSTKTDVDTLTIKTIDKYELTIYVKDAREFYDGKTTVEQFAKKYKIITPTQTSNTQNTTTNTQTNIQTNIQPSQTTQKSDGCQVLRNSQAEELASYERNNAPTAWDGSAGYQKEQLINNQQKSLAAAGCN from the coding sequence ATGAAGAAGAAAATCATAGCAATAGCAGTTACAGCGAGTTTATTAATGACTGGAGTTGTAAGTGCAGCAAGCATGTGGGGTACATATAAGGGGAATGATATCATTAGAATAACCTCTAACGGAGTTGCGCTGAAGACTAATGATGTTCCAGCGATTAGTTACAATGGTCGAACGATGATTCCTATAAATATGTTGGGGCAGATTGGATTAGGGTATAACTGGGATCAGGATAATAAAACTGTAGATGTTAAATCTCCAGTAGTAGTTAATGAACCAGCGCAGAGCACAACAACTCAGAATATGGGTATCTCAACTTTAGCCAGTCAATTAAAAGGAGATTACATATCTTCTATTGTTTATAGTTCTAATGGAACTTCGTCCATTCTGATTTATAACTATAGTAAGTCATTTACTGATTTAGATAATAATATAAATGCATTATTTTTAAGTAGTACAAAAACAGACGTAGATACATTGACAATAAAAACGATTGATAAATATGAACTAACAATTTACGTAAAAGACGCAAGAGAATTTTATGATGGGAAGACCACAGTAGAACAATTTGCAAAAAAATATAAGATAATAACACCTACACAAACAAGTAATACACAGAATACAACTACCAACACACAGACAAATATACAGACGAATATACAGCCTAGCCAAACCACGCAAAAATCAGACGGATGCCAAGTATTGAGGAATTCACAAGCTGAAGAACTTGCATCATATGAAAGAAACAATGCACCAACTGCGTGGGATGGATCAGCAGGGTATCAAAAGGAACAATTAATTAATAATCAACAAAAATCATTAGCTGCAGCAGGATGTAATTAG
- a CDS encoding DUF3797 domain-containing protein, giving the protein MNAIESINLMRKYNQCPSCGNDRVGGGEGTVNIEGEVFRRTCKCGWIVIVENGKVKEGDNQ; this is encoded by the coding sequence ATGAATGCTATTGAATCAATAAATCTCATGCGGAAATATAACCAATGTCCAAGCTGTGGAAACGACAGAGTTGGCGGCGGGGAGGGTACTGTAAATATCGAAGGTGAGGTCTTCCGACGGACATGTAAATGTGGATGGATCGTTATTGTTGAAAATGGGAAGGTCAAGGAAGGAGATAACCAATGA
- the recT gene encoding recombination protein RecT, whose product MSMTKSPTSQSGLAGTLSSIATTTTTTPTKGKTINDLFEQMKPAIAQAIPKHLTPDRLLRIATTSIRTNPKLKVCSPESLLGAVMQCAQLGLEPSILGHAYLIPYKNKGVDECQFQIGYKGLIELARRTGQISSIMAQAVHQNDEFEYEYGINEKLKHVPADGDRGPVVKYYSYAKFKDGGYSFMVMSRQDIMIHRDKFSKAKNFGPWVDHFDEMAKKTVLKSLMKYMPISVEFQRAVDQDETTKYFDSSAENMSEIVDVTDWKDVTEETTETTTDPNQGELPF is encoded by the coding sequence ATGAGTATGACAAAATCACCAACAAGCCAAAGCGGATTAGCCGGAACGTTATCAAGTATAGCTACAACAACCACAACAACACCGACCAAAGGTAAAACCATCAATGACCTATTCGAACAAATGAAGCCAGCTATCGCGCAGGCTATTCCTAAACATCTTACTCCTGATCGTCTCCTTCGAATCGCTACAACCAGTATCCGCACTAACCCTAAACTAAAGGTTTGCTCGCCAGAAAGTCTTCTAGGAGCCGTTATGCAGTGCGCTCAATTAGGACTTGAACCTTCTATCTTAGGTCACGCTTACCTCATTCCTTATAAGAACAAAGGCGTGGACGAATGCCAGTTCCAGATTGGTTACAAAGGATTGATCGAGCTAGCACGACGTACCGGACAGATCAGCAGCATCATGGCACAGGCTGTTCACCAGAATGATGAATTTGAATATGAGTACGGAATTAATGAAAAGTTGAAACACGTTCCAGCTGATGGTGATCGGGGACCGGTAGTGAAGTATTACTCTTATGCCAAGTTCAAGGATGGCGGTTACTCCTTCATGGTCATGAGTAGACAGGACATCATGATACATCGAGATAAATTCAGTAAGGCTAAGAACTTCGGGCCATGGGTTGACCACTTTGACGAGATGGCCAAGAAGACAGTTCTTAAATCTCTAATGAAATATATGCCGATCAGTGTTGAGTTCCAACGCGCAGTCGATCAGGACGAAACAACCAAATACTTTGATTCCTCTGCTGAAAATATGAGTGAAATTGTAGATGTTACGGATTGGAAAGATGTTACTGAGGAAACGACAGAGACCACGACTGATCCAAATCAGGGCGAGCTACCCTTCTAA
- a CDS encoding ATP-binding protein — protein sequence MSVAPERAQPLTTRPSSDPICIKCRGAEGEFYRNEQGYEYWRECECVKQRRVARLIQSSNITEEFKNKSFGNFEKDDLHQEVIKAHDLAFEYTKKFKEIRKDRQNSICLLGQPGCGKTHLLMAVSNNLIQRGVEVIYFPWVEGWTEISEDFKMMPERVRRLQHAQVLFLDDVYKGREEPTKTQREQFFAIVNYRYMEKLPMLISSERTISEMCQFDEAVGSRINEMCRDYKAIINRNMELNLRLK from the coding sequence ATGTCAGTAGCTCCAGAACGGGCACAGCCCCTTACGACCCGACCATCTTCTGATCCTATTTGTATAAAGTGTCGAGGTGCAGAAGGTGAGTTCTACCGAAACGAGCAAGGATACGAATACTGGCGTGAATGTGAGTGCGTGAAACAAAGGAGAGTGGCGCGCTTGATTCAATCTAGCAATATCACAGAAGAATTCAAGAACAAAAGCTTCGGAAACTTCGAAAAAGATGATCTTCATCAAGAAGTGATTAAAGCTCATGACCTTGCATTTGAATATACGAAGAAATTCAAAGAGATTCGAAAGGATAGACAGAATAGCATCTGCTTGCTGGGTCAACCTGGATGTGGGAAGACGCATCTGCTAATGGCAGTGTCCAACAACTTGATACAACGGGGCGTAGAGGTGATTTACTTTCCGTGGGTGGAAGGCTGGACGGAGATCAGCGAGGATTTCAAGATGATGCCAGAACGAGTGAGAAGATTACAACATGCTCAAGTTTTGTTTCTGGATGATGTGTACAAGGGTCGAGAGGAACCAACTAAGACGCAACGTGAACAGTTTTTCGCAATCGTGAATTATCGCTACATGGAAAAACTACCAATGCTGATTAGCTCAGAACGTACTATATCTGAAATGTGCCAGTTTGACGAGGCGGTTGGTAGCAGAATAAACGAAATGTGTCGTGACTATAAGGCGATCATTAACAGAAATATGGAACTTAATCTGCGTCTTAAATAA
- a CDS encoding DNA-methyltransferase translates to MLNQIINADCFDVFPKIKSASIDMILCDLPYGKTQNKWDSILPIDQLWSEYERIIKDDGVIVLTAQQPFTSLLVTSNIKLFKYSMVWDKRLGTGFLNANKMPLSIHEDILIFSKSSNGNYTYNPQMRKGKMRKKATGHMSSNYGKFERLDKVNDIYHPTTIIDVYAKQEGKEHPTQKPIELFLYLIETFSNVGDTILDNCLGSGTTAVAALSCSRNFIGIEKDSKYAELARNRIQCIQPIMNF, encoded by the coding sequence ATGCTGAACCAGATCATTAACGCGGATTGCTTCGATGTATTTCCGAAAATCAAGTCTGCCAGTATAGATATGATCTTATGTGACTTGCCATATGGGAAAACACAAAATAAATGGGACAGTATACTGCCTATTGATCAACTATGGTCTGAATATGAGCGGATCATAAAAGACGATGGAGTAATTGTCTTAACGGCTCAGCAGCCATTCACATCCCTTCTTGTTACTTCGAATATAAAACTTTTCAAGTACAGCATGGTTTGGGATAAACGCTTAGGCACTGGATTTCTTAATGCTAATAAGATGCCACTTTCAATCCATGAGGATATCCTTATATTTTCGAAATCATCGAACGGAAATTACACGTACAACCCTCAGATGCGAAAAGGGAAAATGAGAAAAAAGGCTACAGGGCATATGAGTTCTAACTACGGAAAGTTCGAACGATTAGACAAGGTGAATGATATTTACCATCCCACAACGATAATTGATGTTTACGCCAAGCAGGAAGGCAAAGAACATCCAACTCAAAAGCCAATTGAGCTATTCCTTTATCTGATTGAAACATTTAGCAACGTTGGGGATACGATCTTGGATAACTGTCTTGGAAGTGGGACGACAGCGGTGGCGGCGCTAAGCTGCAGCAGGAATTTTATTGGAATTGAAAAGGACTCTAAATATGCAGAATTAGCAAGAAATCGTATACAGTGCATACAGCCTATAATGAACTTTTGA
- a CDS encoding thiol-disulfide oxidoreductase DCC family protein, with product MNEELNIMQNKSIVLIDGVCHLCQGLIRFIIPRDPKAKFLFAPLQSEIAAKLMREAGLQPGQLNTVVLLENGVCYTESAAVLRIARRLRWPWPVAYFFIIVPRPIRNILYRFVARNRYRWFGRDEQCLLPTPEIKQRFL from the coding sequence ATGAACGAGGAGCTGAACATTATGCAAAATAAATCCATTGTGCTGATCGATGGGGTGTGTCATCTTTGCCAAGGTTTGATTCGTTTCATCATCCCGCGTGATCCCAAGGCTAAATTTCTATTTGCGCCTTTACAAAGTGAAATTGCTGCTAAGCTAATGAGGGAGGCTGGACTTCAACCTGGGCAGTTGAACACAGTTGTATTGCTGGAGAACGGTGTGTGTTATACAGAGTCGGCTGCTGTACTGCGGATTGCGCGTAGATTGAGATGGCCTTGGCCTGTTGCGTATTTCTTCATTATAGTGCCGCGCCCAATACGGAATATCCTTTACCGCTTTGTTGCAAGGAATCGTTACCGTTGGTTCGGGCGCGATGAGCAGTGTCTGCTCCCAACACCGGAGATCAAACAAAGATTTTTGTAA